The genome window GATCCGCACGGCGCGCCGCGGGTGCTCGACACGACGCCGGTCGCCGCCGGCGTGCACACCGACGCCGTCGATCCGGTCAGCCACGACGTCTTCGCCGTGTGGTCCGACCGCAACGGTGGCGGCGACTACGTGCAGCGCTTCCACCCGTAGCGGGCTCGCCGCGCCGGCGAGCCCGCTCGAGGTGCGGTCAGTGCGGGTAGAAGACGTCGATCCCGCCGGCCGAGGACGTCGTCGGCGGGACGGGGACGTAGACGTAGCCGTTGGCCGGGTCGACCGCCACCGAGTGCGAGCCTTTGCCGGTCGGCACGTTGGCGATCCACGCGAAGCTGGAGGCGTCGATGATGCCGAGCACCGGTGTGAACGTCGCGGTGGCCGAGCCGGTCTGCGAGATGCCGTTGGCAGTCATGTCGCGCGCGGCGACGTAGAACCGGTTGAGCTTCGGATCGTACGCCGCTTCGTCCGAGCCGCCCACGCCGGTGATGCTCGCCAGCACCGCGCCGGTCGTCGCGCTCATGATGAGGGTGAGCTGCGGATTACCGGCGTTGGTGTCGCACGCGATGACCAGCGCGTCGTTGTTCGGATTGAGGTTGATCCCGGAGGGGTTGCAGTCGTTCGTCGCGCCGCCTTGCGCGCCGCTGCCTTCGTCGTACTGCGCGCTCACCACCGGCGCACCGGCAACGACGCTGGCGGCGGGGATGACGTCGAGCTCGCCGTACGGGTTCGTCGTCGTACCGTCGTTGTTGACGTAAAAGTTCTTCGTGTTGTGGTCGTACACGCAGGCGTCGAGGCCGACCTCGCCGGCACCGAATTGCGGGCCGGAGAAGGTGAACACGCTGACGACCGACTGCGAGCTGGTCGAGATGAAGTTCGCGTACGGCGGCGAGTTCTCGCCGTTGACGAACATCATCAGGCCGTCGTCAGGATCGTAGCAGCCTTCGTCGGTGCGCAGCCCCGCGTTGCCGGTGACGATGTCCTTGACCAGCGAGAGGTTCGCGGAGTTGACGATTTTCACGCTGTTGACGTCGCCGGTGTAGACGAGTCCGGTGTTGGGCAGGGGCGTGTCGCCGTCGGGCCCGGAGTAGGGGTTGCCGGCCGGACTCGCGCCCGCATAGCCGACCTTCGCCTGCTGCACGACGTACGATTGCAGGTTCATGACGTCGAGCGCTTTGTTGGTGCGGTCCGAGAGATAGTAGTTGCCGGCGGTCGTATCGACCGCGCCGATGTCGTACGAGAAGCTGCCGCCCACCGTGAGGCCGGGAACGACGGCGGTCGTCAGGAGCGCGAGCCCGCTGCCGTCGATCGTCGGCGTCTTGGGCGTTTGGCTACCGGGTGGCGGGGTCGGTCCGCCGCCGGTGCCGCAGGCCGCCAGGCCCAGACCGGCAACGAGGAAGCATCCGAGGAAGAGAGCGCGTCCAATCATCGTCGAGGAGCCCTTTCACGCGGCAAGTCAGCCCAAAAAGTCCTCTTTCGTGCATTGGTATACCACGAAAGAAGGTTCTTTCCTGATACCACGCCGGCGCTCACCTGTCTATAAAAGGCAGGTGGTTGCCGCCTCGCTCTCTGAGCGAAGGAGTGTTAGGCGCTTTGGCGGCGGCGGGACCGCAGCTGCAAGCGCTGCAGCATGGCCGGGGTCGGCAGCTTGACGTCGCGGGCGATCTTCAGCCAGGCCAGCACCTTGATCGTCCACCAGGTGGTGTCGATCTCGAACCAGCGCAGCCCGTGGCGTGCCGAGAACGGGAACGCGTGGTGGTTGTTGTGCCAGCCCTCGCCCCACGCCAGGATCGCGACCCACCAGTTGTTGGTCGACTCGTCGCCCGTGCGGAAGCTCTGGTAGCCGTTGTGGTGCGCGGCGCTGTTGACGAGCCACGTGATGTGATAGGTCACCGCGCAGCGCACGAACACACCCCAGATCACGAGCGACCAGCCGCCGAACGCGAACAGCACCAGACCCAGGACGATCTGCCACAACAGATATGTTTTCTCGAGGAAACGATAGACGCGATCGCCGGCGAGATCCGGCGCGAGCCGCGTTTGTTCGGCCGGCGAGAGCATCGCGTCGTTCGGCATGAAGAGCCACTCGAAATGGCTCCACAGCAGGCCGCGATGAATGTCGTGCGGATCGCCTTCCTTGTCGGTGTGCGCGTGGTGCGCGCGATGCGTCGCGATCCATTCGATCGGGCCGCCTTGCAGCGCCAGCACGCCCAGCACCGCGGTCGCATACTCGACGACCTTCGGCAAGCGCAAGCTGCGATGCGTCAGCAGCCGGTGGTAGCCCAGGCAGATGCCCCAGGCGCCGGTCGCGTAGTAGAGTCCGAGTGCGACCGCCACCGAACTCCAGCGGAACGTGCCGGGAATGAAGGCGCACAGTGCACCGAGGTGTACCACGGCCAAGCCCGTGAAAGTGACCCACCCTGGGAGACGACGCGTCCCGGCGTTCTTCGCTGCTTCCATCGCTTACGGGAGGTGCGCCTTTCGGCGCCCCGTTCCTGGCGACCGAGCTGCTACGCTGCGTTAAGGATTTGGACCCCGCCATGATCGATGTCCACGTTCACCTGCATCCCCCGCGCCTCTACGCCGCGATCCGCCGATGGTTCGCCGAGCGCAGCCCGTGGGTCATCGATCACCCGACCGACCCGGCGGTCGTCGCGGCGGCGCTGCGCGATCACGGCGTGGATCGCTTCGTCTTCTGTTCGTACGCGCACAAGCCGGGCATGGCCGCCGAGCTCAATGCTTGGCTTGCGGCGACCGCACGCGAGCTGGCCGGCGTCGGCTGGGCACTGGCCACCGTCCACCCCGACGATCCCGACCCGACCGCGGACGCACGGCTGGCGCTCGGCGCGGGCTGCATCGGGCTCAAGGTCCACGAGGACGTGCAACGGGTGCACCTGGACGATCCGCGACTGGCCGGGTCGCTGGCGGAGGTTGCCGCGGCCGACGGCTTCGTCTTGGTGCACGTCGGCCACATCCCGTGGTCCGACCAGACCGACGACGGCCCGGCGCGGATCGCGCGCGTCCTGGACGCGCATCCGCGGTTGCGCGTCGTGGTCGCGCACTTCGGTGTCCCCGATTCCGAGCGTTATCTCGCGATGGCGTCGACCGAGCCGCGGCTGTTCCTGGACACGACGATGGTGTTCGCGCCGGAGTCCCCGATGCGCCGTGCCTTCGACGCCCGCGCGCTCGAACGGGTCGCGACGCAGATCGTGCTCGGCACCGACTATCCGAACATCCCGCACGCCTGGGACGGCGATCTGCGCGGGCTGCGCGCGCTCGGCCTCGATCCCGCGACGCTGCGCGCGATCACCGGCGAGAACGCGCGGCGGCTCGCGCCGGCGCTGGCCTAAGCGGTCTCGCCGCGCCGCAGCGCGCAGAACGAGCGGACCATCTCGGCGTCGAACTGGCTTCCCGCGCAGCGCTCGAGCTCGAGCAGCGCTTCGCGCTCGGAGATCGCGCGGTGGTACGGCCGGTCGATCGTCATCGCCGAGAACGCGTCGATGACGCTGACGGCGCGTGCCAAGCGGTCGATGCGCTCGCCGGCGACGCCGTTGGGATACCCGTGCCCGTCCCAGCGCTCGTGGTGCTGCCCGATGATGCGCGCGACGTCCTCGAATCCCGGGTAGTCGCTGAGGATGGAGCGGCCATAGTCCGCGTGGCGCTGCATCGTGCGGTACTCGTGCGGTTCGAGCCGCGCGGGCTTGAGCAGCAACTGTTCGGGGACGAGCAGCTTGCCGATGTCGTGCAGCAGCGCCGCGCGCACGAACGTCTCGTACAGCGCGCCCAGCTCCAGGCGCGGCGCCCAGGCATGCGCGATGTGATTGACGTGCAAGAGGTGCATGCGCGTGTACGGATCGCGCAGCAGCGCGCACTCGACCAGCGGCTCGACGTCGCCGAAGTTGCCGAAGCGCACCAGCGGCGAAACGCTTTCGCCGACCGCCATGCCGCCGTGCTCCAAGCTCAACCGCAGCCGCAGGTCGGCCAGCGCGAGCAAGTCGGAGCGCGTCGTTCCCTCGTCGGGCGCGCTGACCCAACCGCGGTTGACCAGGATCGGGATCATGTCGTCGTGGCCGCGGAAGGAGAGATCGTGCGTACGCGCGCCGACGTCGTCGACGAGTCGTGCCAGCGCGGCACGATCGGGTCGCGTCGCGACGATGACGAAGTCATCGCCCCCGAAGCGGCCGACGACGGTGTCGCGATCGGCGAGCGAGGCCAACTGCTCGGCCAGCGCGTCGAGGACGCGGTCGCCGACGCGCGAGCCGTAGACGTCGTTGATGCGCCCGAAGTTGGTGATGTCGAGCAGGATGATGCCCAGCGCGTCGCCGTCGAGCGCGCTCAGCCGCTCGTCGATCGTGCGCAGCACCGTCGAATGGTTGGCGAGCCCGGTGAGCGGGTCGACCTCGGCGACCCGCTGGAGGCGCGCGAACAGGCGCTGATTGCGGATCGCGATCGCCAAGTAGCGGCCGATCGCCTCGAGCAGCGAGACGTCGTTCTCGTCATAGGCGTACTCGCGAGTGCTCTGCACCGAGAGCACCCCGATGCGGTCGCCGCCGGCTTGGATCGGAACGAAGATCGCCGAGACGCTGTCGTCGGTCCACGGCTGGGCTTTGTTGAGCGGCTGGCGCGCGATCGCCGCCCAGTCCTCGACGGTGCGGAAGAGCTGCGAGCGCCCGCTGCGCAACGTCTCCCACGATCGGCCGCCGCGCTCGATGACGATGGCGGGGTCGGGTCGCGTTTGGCCGTGATCGTGCACGTACTCGATGCGCAGCGCCGCGCCGCTGCGCACGGCGATGAAGCAGACGCTCACGTCGATGACGCGCGTGAGCAGCTCGCACAGAGACGCGAACGTTTCGCGTGGAGTCCGATCGGCCGCGAGCAGCACCGCGACCTCACCGATGAGGGAACGGTCGCGCTGGTCGCCGCCGGTCTGCGAGCCGGTATCTACGATCACGTCACTGGTGGACCCCAGACGGGGAGCGGGGACCGTCGTGGTTCCCGCCGACGACGGCCGAGCCCTACGTCGTCGGCCGGACGGTTCCGCTGGGTCCGGTCGTGAGCCCCCGCAGGCGGAAGGCCAGCCCCAGGAAGACCAGCCCCGCGAAGATCGCGTAGATGCTGATCATCCAGACGAGTGCCAGCGCGCCGTAGAGCGGCGAGGCGAAGACGATGAAGCCGAACACGACCGAGAGCGCGCCCAGGATGATCCACAGGATTTCGCTCGGCAGCGCCATGTGCAGCCGGAAGGCCGAGATGATCCCCAGGATACCCGTCACGATGGCCCAGGCGCCCAGCAGGTACGCCAGCGACACGATCGTCAGGCCGGGATAGAAGAACGTGATCAGCCCGACCGCGATCCCGAGCACGCCCTCGAGCAGCAGCCACCACCACGAGGCGTCGACGTGATTCATGCGGATCGCGGCTGCGATCGCGACGATCCCGTCCACGAAGGCGTAGGCGCCGAACAAGATCGCGATCGCGAACAGCGACGCGAGCGGGAACCAGGGCATGGCCAGCCCCAGCGCCAGCGCCAGCAGTCCCCGAATGAGGAACAGCCACCAATGGGAACTCACCCGTTCGATCATAGCAGGGGGGATCGTAGCACCGGCAGGCCGTCCGCGTCCAGGGACGTGCCAACCAGCAGGCGCAGAAAGTACCCGTAGGACGCGACGCCCCCGCGCACCCCGTTCGTGCGCAGGTACGAATCGTAGAAGCGCCACTGGACGGCGAAGATCTGCGGCATGTAGCCGGCGAGGAAGCGCGCGTTGCTGGCCCGGAAGTCGGCCACCACCCGCGGGTCGAGATGCAGCCGCCGGCGTTCGTCCTCGGGGAGATCGCCGTAGGTCCAGAACGCGCCCGAGTACCGGATCAGCGGATCGTCGGAGCGCAGGCAGGCCAGCGTCCCGATGAAGTTCGCGTCGCCTTCGTCGGTGAAGCCGGCGACGTGCGACCACTCGTGCGCCAGCGCGCGCGGCACCTCGAACGGCAAGAACGACGAGTTCAGGTACGTCTCGAACGAGAGCGGCTGGTACTGGCCGCCGATCCCCGCCGCTTCGTAGTAGCGCTGGATGATCGTCGTTTTGGGGTTGGAGACGACGACGTCCCAGCGGTCGCCCAGGCGCGCGACGATCGGTGCCCACGCGGCGCGCAGCTTCGCCTGGTCGAGCGTCTCGCGGTGCGCGGCCGCGACCTCGCCGTTGAGGATGCCGACGATCCGTTCGCTGAAGGCATGCACCGCGGCCGGCGTCACGCGCCGCTCGTCGTACGCGACCCGCGCGGCGACGGTCTCCCGCCGGTAGTTCCAGCCCCACAAGACTTCGAACAGACACACGCCCAACGCGGCCCAGCCCAGCGTGTGCGCCAGCAGCGCGGCGGCGGTCGCGCGACGCCGGCCGGCCGGTGCGCCGCGCAGCCCGCGCACCCAGCCCCAAACCAGGGCGAGGGCGACCAGCACCAGCTCGACGTCGCCGACCGCGAACGGTACCCGATTGGTCAGCGGCACGAAGAACTGGTTCATCGCCGCGAACAGCCCGTTGGCGTAGGCGTGCTCGACCCATCCGCGCGGGAGCGGAAGCGCGACGGCGAGCGCGGCCAAGACGACGGCCAGCGCGTCGAGCGCGAAGGCGCGCGTCACGGAAACAAGTACGTCGCGAACGTGCCGACCCGGGTGAAGCCGAGTCGTTCGTAGAGCGCGATCGCCGCGGTGTTGAAATCGTTGACGTAGAGCGAGAGCGTGGCCTCCGTGGCGAACAGACGGCGTGCGATCGCGGCCAGCGCCAGCGACGCGTAGCCGTGACCGCGGCGGTCGGGCGGCGTCCACACGCCCTGAATCTGCGCGGTGGCTCGGGTGCGCGGCCCGACGTTGCACTGGAAGCGCAACTCCCCCTGCGCGTCGATCCACACCCACCAGATACCGTGTGCGATCGCGCGCCGCACGCCGGCCGTGTAGCCGCCGTTCACGCGCGGGTCGTAGCCGAGCTCGCCCAGGATCATCGCCCCGCTGTGGTCCGCGATCAGCAGCGCCTCGTCCTCGCGCGCATGCCGCACGTCGACGTCGGGCTCGTCGGCGAGCGTCTCGGGCGAGAGCACGTACAGCGGCTGTTCGGCGCGCACGATCGCCGGCTGCGCGTGCCAGACGCGCACCCGCTGCCAGAGGCCGTCGACGGCGTCCTTGGGCCCGACGAAGCTGCGCAGCGCGCGGTGCTTGCGTGCCTCGACGGCGATCGCGTCGATGGCGGCGTCGTCGTCCGCCGCGATCACCAGCTGCATGCCGAAGTATGCCAGGCCCGTGACGCGGCCGCGAAAGTCGCGGTTGAGCACGATCTCGTCGAGCGCGGCGGAGCCGTGGCCGCCTTCGAGCACCCACTGGAGGAAAACGTTTTCGTACGGACGGCGCGCGGCGTACGCGATCGCGTCGCGGCGTGCGGCCCGGGTGAGCGGCTCGAGCAGGGTGTCAGGTGAGCGGACGGACGAAGGTGGGAGTCGTGGTCGGGGCCTTGCTCCCGCCCTCCGGTTCGACGCTGACCGCCACGGTCCCGACCTTCTGCGCGTCGACCGGCAGGGCGACCACCGCGACGCCGCTGCCGTTGGGAGTGAACGTGATGCTGGGCTGCATCACCGCCGACCCCTTGGCCGCCGTCCAGGCCTGGTAGACGTGGCCACGCGGCAGCGCCGGCAGCTTCGAGAGCGCGAAGTAGATGTGCTGGCCGCGCACGACGACGGTCCCCTGTGCGACCTCATAGTGCCGCGCGTCGGGCGACACCAGGTCGGTCAGCGTCTGGGTGAGATCGTCGCGGGTGCGCGCGCTGGTGCGCTCGCCTTGTGCCATCTGCGTTTGCAGGGTCGTCGCGCGGCGCTGCGCCGCGGCCAGGTCGCCGCGCAGCGAGACGTCTTGCGTGACGGTCACGAGCGAGAAGATCACGGCCGCCGCGGTCAGGAGTCCGGCGCCTACGAACCAGGCCGGGGTCGGAGCGAACCGCCGCCGCGCGATCGACCCGTCGGCCGGGACGCCGGCGCGCACCCGCGCCATCAGGCGTTCCTTCATGCGCGCCGTGCGCGCCGAGTCGACCGGTTCGTCCGCGGTCAAGGCGAGCGCGTCGGCCGCGGCGCGCAGGTCCAGGTACTCCGCTCGCGCTTCGTCGTCGTTGGCGATGAAGGCCGCTACCAGGGCCGCGTCCTCGCGCGGCAGCACGCCGAGCGCGTAGAGCGCGACCAGCTCGAGCATCTTCTCGCGCGCCGTGCCGTCCATCACGACACCTCCTCGCCCAGCGCGCGCCGCAGGCGCTGCAGCCCCGTGCGGATGCGCGTCTTGACCGTGCCCAGCGGCGTATCGGTGCGCTGCGCCAGCTCACTGTGGGTGACGCCGCCGAAGAAACCTTGCTCGATCAAGCTGCGCTGGTCGGCCGGCAGCGTGGCCAGCGCGTCACGCAGCCGCTGCGCGTCCAGGCGCGCGAACACGTCGTCCTCGAGCGCGCCGTCGAGCGGCAAATCGGCCGGAATCTCGCTCTCGGGACGGGCCGAGCGCGAACGCAGCACGTCGAGGGCGCGATTGCGCGTGACGCGCGAGACCCATGCGACGAACGAGCCGCCGCGGAACGCGTCGGGCGCGCTCCAAATCTTCAAGAACACGGTTTGCGTGACGTCTTCCGCCATGGTCGGATCGCCGAGCATGCGCAATCCGATGCCGAACACGAGCCGGTGGTAGGCATCATAGAGCGCTTCGAACGCGGCGTCGTCGCGCGCGCGCACCCGCTCCATCAAGCGGACTCCCGGATCCATCGGGCGGGGCTTCGCGTCCTCCGTGCGGTCAC of Candidatus Sulfotelmatobacter sp. contains these proteins:
- a CDS encoding fatty acid desaturase; translation: MVHLGALCAFIPGTFRWSSVAVALGLYYATGAWGICLGYHRLLTHRSLRLPKVVEYATAVLGVLALQGGPIEWIATHRAHHAHTDKEGDPHDIHRGLLWSHFEWLFMPNDAMLSPAEQTRLAPDLAGDRVYRFLEKTYLLWQIVLGLVLFAFGGWSLVIWGVFVRCAVTYHITWLVNSAAHHNGYQSFRTGDESTNNWWVAILAWGEGWHNNHHAFPFSARHGLRWFEIDTTWWTIKVLAWLKIARDVKLPTPAMLQRLQLRSRRRQSA
- a CDS encoding amidohydrolase family protein, encoding MIDVHVHLHPPRLYAAIRRWFAERSPWVIDHPTDPAVVAAALRDHGVDRFVFCSYAHKPGMAAELNAWLAATARELAGVGWALATVHPDDPDPTADARLALGAGCIGLKVHEDVQRVHLDDPRLAGSLAEVAAADGFVLVHVGHIPWSDQTDDGPARIARVLDAHPRLRVVVAHFGVPDSERYLAMASTEPRLFLDTTMVFAPESPMRRAFDARALERVATQIVLGTDYPNIPHAWDGDLRGLRALGLDPATLRAITGENARRLAPALA
- a CDS encoding HD domain-containing phosphohydrolase; the encoded protein is MIVDTGSQTGGDQRDRSLIGEVAVLLAADRTPRETFASLCELLTRVIDVSVCFIAVRSGAALRIEYVHDHGQTRPDPAIVIERGGRSWETLRSGRSQLFRTVEDWAAIARQPLNKAQPWTDDSVSAIFVPIQAGGDRIGVLSVQSTREYAYDENDVSLLEAIGRYLAIAIRNQRLFARLQRVAEVDPLTGLANHSTVLRTIDERLSALDGDALGIILLDITNFGRINDVYGSRVGDRVLDALAEQLASLADRDTVVGRFGGDDFVIVATRPDRAALARLVDDVGARTHDLSFRGHDDMIPILVNRGWVSAPDEGTTRSDLLALADLRLRLSLEHGGMAVGESVSPLVRFGNFGDVEPLVECALLRDPYTRMHLLHVNHIAHAWAPRLELGALYETFVRAALLHDIGKLLVPEQLLLKPARLEPHEYRTMQRHADYGRSILSDYPGFEDVARIIGQHHERWDGHGYPNGVAGERIDRLARAVSVIDAFSAMTIDRPYHRAISEREALLELERCAGSQFDAEMVRSFCALRRGETA
- a CDS encoding HdeD family acid-resistance protein → MIERVSSHWWLFLIRGLLALALGLAMPWFPLASLFAIAILFGAYAFVDGIVAIAAAIRMNHVDASWWWLLLEGVLGIAVGLITFFYPGLTIVSLAYLLGAWAIVTGILGIISAFRLHMALPSEILWIILGALSVVFGFIVFASPLYGALALVWMISIYAIFAGLVFLGLAFRLRGLTTGPSGTVRPTT
- a CDS encoding DUF3810 family protein; the encoded protein is MTRAFALDALAVVLAALAVALPLPRGWVEHAYANGLFAAMNQFFVPLTNRVPFAVGDVELVLVALALVWGWVRGLRGAPAGRRRATAAALLAHTLGWAALGVCLFEVLWGWNYRRETVAARVAYDERRVTPAAVHAFSERIVGILNGEVAAAHRETLDQAKLRAAWAPIVARLGDRWDVVVSNPKTTIIQRYYEAAGIGGQYQPLSFETYLNSSFLPFEVPRALAHEWSHVAGFTDEGDANFIGTLACLRSDDPLIRYSGAFWTYGDLPEDERRRLHLDPRVVADFRASNARFLAGYMPQIFAVQWRFYDSYLRTNGVRGGVASYGYFLRLLVGTSLDADGLPVLRSPLL
- a CDS encoding GNAT family N-acetyltransferase, whose product is MLEGGHGSAALDEIVLNRDFRGRVTGLAYFGMQLVIAADDDAAIDAIAVEARKHRALRSFVGPKDAVDGLWQRVRVWHAQPAIVRAEQPLYVLSPETLADEPDVDVRHAREDEALLIADHSGAMILGELGYDPRVNGGYTAGVRRAIAHGIWWVWIDAQGELRFQCNVGPRTRATAQIQGVWTPPDRRGHGYASLALAAIARRLFATEATLSLYVNDFNTAAIALYERLGFTRVGTFATYLFP
- a CDS encoding anti-sigma factor, which produces MDGTAREKMLELVALYALGVLPREDAALVAAFIANDDEARAEYLDLRAAADALALTADEPVDSARTARMKERLMARVRAGVPADGSIARRRFAPTPAWFVGAGLLTAAAVIFSLVTVTQDVSLRGDLAAAQRRATTLQTQMAQGERTSARTRDDLTQTLTDLVSPDARHYEVAQGTVVVRGQHIYFALSKLPALPRGHVYQAWTAAKGSAVMQPSITFTPNGSGVAVVALPVDAQKVGTVAVSVEPEGGSKAPTTTPTFVRPLT
- a CDS encoding sigma-70 family RNA polymerase sigma factor, yielding MDPGVRLMERVRARDDAAFEALYDAYHRLVFGIGLRMLGDPTMAEDVTQTVFLKIWSAPDAFRGGSFVAWVSRVTRNRALDVLRSRSARPESEIPADLPLDGALEDDVFARLDAQRLRDALATLPADQRSLIEQGFFGGVTHSELAQRTDTPLGTVKTRIRTGLQRLRRALGEEVS